GAAAGGCAGTTGGGGCCGGGCGGCGGCCGGGCCTTCGGGCAGCACCATGTGCACGAGGTGCTGAACGAGTCGGTCACCGAACACGCCGTCTCGGTGCATGCGTACTACCCGCCGCTGCCGCTGATCCGCCGCTTCAGCCGGTCCGGTGCGGTGCTCCGCCTTGAGCAGGTCGAGCGTCCGGAGGACTGGCAGTGAGCGAGCGGACAGGAATCGACGAACTTCTGGAACGGATCCGCGAGGATCTCGACCGCGTCGAGCCGAAGGAGGCTCATGCGGCGGCCGCGGACGGCGCGCTCCTGGTGGACATCCGGTACGCGGCCCTGCGCGAGCGGGACGGCCTGATCCCCGGTGCGCTGGTCGTGGAACGCAATGAGCTGGAGTGGCGCCTTGACCCCCGGGGCAGCCACCGCGCACCGGAGGCGGTGAGCCACGATCTGCGGGTCGTCGTGATCTGCAACGAGGGCTATGCCTCGTCTCTGGCGGCAGCGTCCTTGCGCCAGTTGGGCCTGCACCGCGCGACGGATCTGATCGGCGGTTTCCAG
This window of the Streptomyces sp. SLBN-118 genome carries:
- a CDS encoding rhodanese-like domain-containing protein, producing MAVSERTGIDELLERIREDLDRVEPKEAHAAAADGALLVDIRYAALRERDGLIPGALVVERNELEWRLDPRGSHRAPEAVSHDLRVVVICNEGYASSLAAASLRQLGLHRATDLIGGFQAWKSAGLPVEQ